A genomic region of Tamandua tetradactyla isolate mTamTet1 chromosome 2, mTamTet1.pri, whole genome shotgun sequence contains the following coding sequences:
- the TMEM278 gene encoding transmembrane protein 278: MSETEEEEGGGAVDTAPMLPRRPPERQAPALLAAGWAGPGVPGLGPLLLPGRALAGLVLHLLLPAALYLLLLLPPAAVVYLGFLCHSRVQPAPRPACRVLLSDRGSAALVVLGLLALPPLLALAAALRARLARRLGPLLLPPARSPGARRPDPDELRRAWV; the protein is encoded by the exons ATGAGCGAgactgaggaggaggagggcgggggtGCTGTGGACACGGCGCCCATGCTGCCCCGGAGGCCACCTGAGCGCCAGGCCCCAGCTCTGCTGGCTGCGGGGTGGGCAGGCCCTGGGGTCCCTGGCCTGGGGCCCCTGCTGCTGCCTGGCCGGGCCCTGGCAGGGCTTGTGCTCCACCTGCTGCTGCCCGCTGCCCTctacctgctgctgctgctacctcCGGCCGCTGTCGTCTACCTGGGCTTCCTGTGCCACTCGAGG GTCCAGCCAGCGCCGCGCCCCGCGTGCCGCGTGCTGCTATCGGATCGCGGTTCTGCGGCGCTCGTCGTGCTCGGGCTCTTGGCGCTACCGCCGCTGCTGGCGCTTGCGGCTGCGCTGCGCGCCCGCTTGGCCCGGCGACTCGGCCCGCTGCTGCTGCCCCCGGCGCGGAGCCCCGGAGCCCGGCGCCCCGACCCGGACGAGCTGCGCCGCGCCTGGGTGTGA